In a genomic window of Erigeron canadensis isolate Cc75 chromosome 5, C_canadensis_v1, whole genome shotgun sequence:
- the LOC122602183 gene encoding uncharacterized protein LOC122602183, whose product MNGWDKTVSELHGMLKTAEASMGGKVQPVHMINEGGKKRANPGPKANVAKGKGNNKRNNRGTGKAKMDTPKTKKQKVAVNDPCFECGEVGHWKRNCPTYLKELKAKRDAGQTSGVHKKKEHQEGGH is encoded by the exons ATGAACGGATGGGACAAAACCGTTTCCGAGCTCCATGGGATGCTCAAAACGGCCGAGGCTAGCATGGGAGGAAAGGTTCAACCCGTTCACATGATCAATGAAGGCGGAAAGAAAAGGGCCAACCCCGGACCAAAGGCAAATGTTGCTAAAGGAAAGGGAAACAACAAAAGGAACAACAGAGGAACAGGAAAGGCAAAAATGGATACTCCAAAAACGAAGAAGCAAAAGGTTGCTGTCAATGACCCATGCTTTGAGTGTGGGGAGGTAGGACATTGGAAGCGTAATTGTCCAACCTATCTCAAAGAGTTGAAAGCTAAGAGGGATGCAGGGCAAACCTCAG GGGTtcataagaaaaaggaacatCAAGAAGGGGGACATTAG